CCGATGACTACTTTCTATCTTTGGTAAGGCATGCCGTCAAAGAAGTCCAGGATCAGCCGGAAATTACAGTAAAGCTTCATCCGGATCAGTACGAACTTCTCCATCACCAGATGGAAGAACTCCAGAGATTGGTCGACGTTCACACAAAGCTCGTCCTTTATGCAGACATAGAACTTTCCCCCTACGCCTGCGTCATCGAATCTCCCTTTGGGATGATTCGTGCAGGAGTGGACAGTCAATTGTCCGAACTCAGGGAGAAACTGTTTGAAGCCGCGTTTGGAGTGGACAGCGATGAATGAGTCGATCTATCAGCAAGCAATCCGGCAGGCGGATACATATAAACGGTTCGGTAGGATAAAACGCGTCGTAGGCCTGATGGTTGAATCGAAGGGACCGGACGCATCCGTGGGGGACCTTTGCTATATCCATTCCCCATCTGGGAAAGTGGCACCAGTGGCAGCGGAGGTGGTAGGTTTTCATAACGAAAACATCCTGCTGATGCCGTTCCAGGAAGTTCGGGAGGTCAGTCCGGGAAGTCTTGTAGAAGCAACAAAGCAGCCGCTGAATGTCAAGGCAGGCATTGGTCTGATCGGGAACATTCTCGATGCAATGGGTAATCCGCTGGACGGGAGCGCGCTGCCTAAAGGTCTAAGACCGTATCCGACCGACCAGGCCCCCCCGAATCCTTTGGAGAGACCACCGATCAAAGAGCCTATTCAGGTCGGGGTGAGAGCCATTGATTCACTTCTGTCTGTCGGAAAAGGACAGAGAATCGGAATCTTCGCCGGAAGCGGAGTAGGAAAAAGTACGCTGATGGGAATGATTGCCCGGAACAGTTCGGCCGATTTGAATGTCATTGCATTAATTGGCGAACGCGGCCGGGAAGTACGGGAATTTATTGAGAATGATTTAGGAGAAGAAGGAAGGAAGCGCTCGATTTTAGTTGTCGCGACCTCCGACCAGCCGGCATTGATGCGGGTCAAAGGCGCCTATACAGCGACGGCGATCAGTGAATACTTCCGGGATCTTGGATATGACGTTAACTTGATGATGGACTCGGTTACAAGGTTTGCTATGGCACAAAGAGAGATCGGCTTAGCGACAGGAGAGCCGCCGACAACGAAAGGTTATACGCCGTCGGTTTTTGCAAAACTTCCGAAACTTCTGGAGCGGACTGGTTCCAGTGATAAAGGAACGATCACAGCCTTTTATACGGTACTCGTTGATGGCGATGATCTGAACGAACCGATATCAGATACCGTCCGCGGTATTCTGGACGGCCACTTCATTCTTGACCGCAAAATTGCGGAACAGGGGCAATATCCTGCTCTTCATATTTTGAAATCGATCAGCCGGGTCATGAAACAGATCGTATCGGAATCCCATATCGAGCGTGCCCAGCAGTTGAGGTCGCTTCTTTCCACTTACGAAGAGAATAGAGAATTGATCCAGATCGGTGCGTATAAAAAAGGCTCCAGTAAAGAGATCGATCAAGCGATCCATTATCATCCTTCCATTATGGAATTTTTGAGGCAGGGAATTCATGAACCGTCAACCTTCGAACACTCGGTGGAAGATTTGAATCGTTTGTTTTCATAAAAGAGAGGTGAATGCATGACTACCATTCATACGTTCGAGAAGATACGAGACTTGCAGGATCGGGATAAAAAAGAGAAACAGCGTACACATGAAAAGGCGGTCGATCAATTCGAAGAACATGCCTATAGACTGTATGAAGCATTAAAGAAAAAAGAGGATGCTATTCAAGCCTTTAATTCCACGATGGAGAAGAGAGCGATCCAGGCTCATGCGTTCCTCCAGCATCAGCAGTATATTGCACGTCTGGAAGAGATCATTCATTCGCTTCAGCCACTGGTTCAGCAGGCAAGGCGGAAAATGGATCGGACGCAAACGAAGCTCACAGAAGCCTACAGAGAAGTGAAGAAATATGAACGCTTAATTGAGAACAAAGAAGAGAAACAGAAACAGTACGCCAAGCAGGAAGAAAATAAAAATATGGATGAAGTGTCCATGGTCCAGTATTTAAACAGGAGGAACAGGTGATCGGATGGCAAAGAAACTACCAAAGCAGCAAACAGGAGGCAGCCGTTTTCTAAAGATATTTTCGGCTGTTGTCTTTCCGCTCCTCTTCCTGGTTGTATTGACCGTGATCGTGATGACGCTCATGGGTTACAACGTTTTTGAACAGGTGGAAAAGTACGGAGCTAACATACCCGGCATAGCAGATACCACTTCCACGGATTCGGCGTCCTCAGAGGAAACGGATAAACTACAGGCGATGTTAGCTAATAAAGAAGCGGAAATCGAACAATTAAAAGAGCAGGCTTCGGCTGGGGATGCAGAAAAGAAAGACATGGAAAACCAGATTGTACAGTTGGAGAAAGAGCTCGAAGGGACGACCGAGGAACGGGGGGAGGAAGATGTGGAAGAAGACAGTGCAAAAGACATTGCTGCATCCTTCCAGAAGATGGACCCGGAAGAAGCCGCTCCAATCATCTCCACCATGAATCAGGACTTGGCTGTTCAAGTACTTCGTTTGATTGCAGTGGAAGAGCGAGGAGACATTCTCGGCCAGATGGACCCAGAGATAGCCGCCTCTTACGCAAGTGCGCTCATCGATTCTTAAAGGAACCGTTCGAAAGGAGGTGATAGCAATGGATTGGAACGTTTTGTTTAGTGGACAAGCTAACCCTCAACCTTTACAAGGACAAGCGGTTCAAACGACATCAACCCCTGATTTTGCCCCTCAGTTCAAGGAGCGATTGGAAGGAATGATCGAAGAGGCAGCTGCTTCAACGCTGACTGCGGGTGCAGCGAAATCGGATGGGTTGGATGAATTGGGGGAAGAACTCCGGTCTATATTCCAGACATTATACGACAAGGTACCGAGGAGCGAAGAAGAAGAAGAGAGGCTTGACGTGATCGGCCTGCGTTTGGAACAGTGGCATGCGCTTCGGTATAGAACCGCCGCCCCAGGACAACAAGACGTACATAACCAACCGTTGGACTCAGAAGGTATCGAGCAGATTTCTAATAACGTGAAACGTTTGAACGTTTTCCGTGAGGTAACCACGGCGTACGAAAAAAGGGATGCGGATGCTTTCCTTCATCGCATGGTGGAAGAGCTTCCTTACTTGGCGAAAGACATTTCGGTAGAAGCTATGAATACGAGCATCGGTAAGAATCAGCCGGAAGTTACTCCGGCAGCGAACGGGACTTACAAAAAACGGAATGTTGATATATCTATAGACAGCCTGAAAGAAGAGCTGTCATTTTTACCGGAAAGGATTTGGAATGACAGTGCATCCCTCAGGGAGGAGCAAAAAGGGTCTATTCCATTTGCGCCCTCTATAAATGAAGGCCAGGTCTCGATTAATGATGGCGCAGAGTTGATAAAGTTGGAAGGACATTTGAAAAAGGAATGGAATGCTTTGCTTCACACCTTGATGGAGAAGGGAGTGGAGGCTGATAGCAAATCCCCCTTACTCTCAACTATTCTTCATCGTATGGAGCAATGGGACAGTCTGCATAACAGGGAGCTTCCGGTTCAGCATGAGATACATAGAGAGCTGTCTCCAGATGGACAAGCTTCGGCGGTCCAAACAGCAATAATTCCAGAGAATCTTTCCAGAGCAATAGACCGTGCGTTTGATGCAGGGGATATCTTACAATTTATCCATTTAACAACGTCGGAACTACCTTATTTGGCGGATGCTGTTAAGTTAGACGGCCGCTTCTCAGGCTTGAATCATTACGGCCGTATAAACCAGTCGAACAGTAACCGCGGGTTAGTACCGCCTATAAACGCAGAAGCATCTTCACAGAGCGTCCGCACCGATGGACCCAAAGCTTCGAGTGGCCATATTACTATCGATGTGGAGACAGAAGAAACGATAAAAAGTTCTGTTGTGGAAGTTTTGAGAAATTTCCTTCAGCAAATGCGCACCCATCCATCCAAAAGTATTTCGAAAACATTTTCCATGAATCCGGAACAATTAGGGAAGATGACCGTCCAATATACGGCTGAATCAGGGGAACCGGTGCTTGATATAAAGGTGGAAAATAAAGCAGCCTTTACCTTGTTAAAACCACTTCAGGCAGATATCCGCACCCAGCTTCCTTTAAATCAGCTGTCCCTTACATTGGCTGAAGGGAATCGTGCCGCCGCTTCGGATGTCAGGAAGGAGGGGGAACATAAACCGGCTGCCATGACCGTATCGCAAGACCTTTCGAAAAGAGTGGTTAAAGTATTGGAAAGAGTGACGGACGGGAGGCAGGCTCTACCCCCGCAATCGACTACGCTGGCAGTGAGAAATGCCGTTGTTGCCCAACAGCAGCTTGGTCTCTATGAGACGGGGAACCGATCAGGGGAACAAAAGGCCCTAGGTATGGCAATTCGCTCAAAAGAAGCCCTTGATCCATGGACGGCTCCTTCTGCTTCTATACCTCTTCTTCAAAAAGAGGCTGCGGCTCGCATAGACGGTAATGCGGATAAAGCTGCTTTCCAAGTGCTCCGAATGTCTGAACAGCCGGCTTTTCCTTTGGCTGAAACTAAGACTTCCGGACAAGAAATGAAGCAGTGGGTGAAGGATTTAGAACAGTTTGTCCAAAAGAGCAGGATGCTTACGGACCTTCATGGCAATAAAGAGCTGCGCATCCAGATGAAACCTGGAAACCTTGGTGACTTGACGGTGAAAGTGGCTCAAATCAACGGCGAGATGGTCGTGAAGCTTATGGTAGGCAGCCAATCTGCAAAAGAGGTGATTGAAGGAAACCTCCACCACCTGCGCCACGTGTTCTCTCCACATCAAGTCGTTGTCGAAAGGACGGACACCCCTGCCGGCGGCCTTGCTTATCAAGAAAGCAAAGAACAGGAGGAATCCGGCAGCAAGCGAAATGGACAGGGTTCGTCCCCGGACCGCGAGCGCGATGATACGGAAGAGGATGGTCCAACGTTTGAAGAATTGTTAAGAATGAATGAGAAAGTGTAGGTGATTCCATGACAGCCATTGACCCGTCCATCTATTTGAAAAATCAGCAGAAGCAGACGTCTGGCAGTAACATTCTCGGTAAGGATGATTTCCTCAAAATCTTGATGACGCAGATACAGAACCAAAATCCGCTTGACCCGATGGAGGATAAAGAGTTTATCGCGCAGATGACCCAGTTTTCCAGTTTGGAACAAATGACGAACATGTCGCAGTCTCTGCAGAGCTTCCTTGACGGACAACAGTCTCCCCCTCTCATTCAGTACAGTCATTTGATCGGTAAGGAAGTATCTTACACGGTCACAAATCCGGAAACTGGAAGCGAGGAAGTCAAAGCAGGGCAGGTGATATCGGTCAAACAGAAGGATGGAGATATCCTTCTTGAAATAGAAGACGGAGCCGCGGTTCCTGTCGGCAGCCTCACACAAATCAAAGACGTGAAGGTGGAGGAATGATATGGATCCGCGTATACAAGCTCTTCACCGACCGCTTACTATCCCTAAAAATGCTCCTGTTAAGAACGATTTTCCTTCTTTCAGGGATGTATTGGAGGAAGCGAAAGAGGTCAAGGTCAGTAAACATGCAAAGCGCAGGCTGGAGGAGCGGAATATTGACATCAGCGAAAACATGTGGGGAGAAATAGCCGGTAAAATGTCCGAAGCGAAACGTAAAGGCATTACCGATTCTCTCATCGTTACGGATGATGCGACATTAATCGTAAGCACGAAAAATAATACGGTAGTGACGGCACTTGATCGTGAAGAGTCCGCCTCGCAGATTTTTACAAATATCAACGGAACGATCTTTATAAGCAAATAAGGCCGGACCCGCAATCAGGGAAGCCTTTAACGCCGCGGAATGAACGAAGCGGCGTCATACAATTTAAAATCGAAAGGAATGGTTGGTATGTTACGTTCACTTTATGCAGGGGTTTCCGGAATGAAAGGGTTTCAAACGAAGTTGGATACGATCGGTAACAATATTGCAAACGTCAATACGACGGGATTCAAGAAAGGGAGGGTTTCCTTCCAGGATATGATGAGCCAGTCCGTTAAACCAGCAGAAGGGCCGAATCCTGATACGGGTCGTGGTGGTTTGAACCCTTCTCAAGTGGGCCTGGGATCAAAAATTGGCTCCATCGATACGATTCATACACAGGGGAACAATCAAACGACAAACCGCGCTCTTGATGTAGCTTTGGAAGGAGACGGGATGTTCGTTTTAGCGGAGGGTGGCGTCACTTACGATGCAAACGATAATCCAACTAACTTTACTTTTGGTAATTCATCCCTGAGCTTTACGAGAGCAGGTAATTTTTACCTTGATAATAGTGGGGCTATCGTAAATAACAGTGGTAAATATGTAGTTGGAGAGGGAGGCATTATTACCATTCCTGAAAACGCTCAAAGTTTCAGTATTCTATCTGACGGTACCGTGTCGTATGTAGATGAAAATCAAGAAGTACAAGAGGCAGGTAGAATTGCTCTGGCCAGTTTCTCCAACCCTGGCGGATTAGAGAAAATAGGCGGGAATGAATACCGTATGACAGATAATGCCGGGTTCATTAGTTCTAATAATAACGATTTTGTTTTAAATGACTTAAATGATCTCTCGGTTGCCGGTCAAAACGGAACGGGACAGATGGTTTCCGGTTCTCTTGAAATGTCGAACGTCGACCTCGCCGATGAATTTACGGAAATGATCACAGCCCAGCGCGGGTTCCAGGCGAATACAAAGATTATCACGACATCGGATGAAATCCTCCAAGAGCTCGTCAACTTGAAACGATAAGCCGAAGGGAGGGGGAGGGCATAACCGCCCTCCTGTGAATCTATGATACCTTTAACGAAATTGAACGGGGACCCGTTTACGATTAATGCTCTGTATATTGAGCAGATTCAGTCCCATCCGGATACGACGATCACGACCGTTTCCGGCCGGACGATTCTTGTGAGAGAGTCCGAAGAGCAGGTCGCTCGGTTAGTAAAGAAATATTACCAGGGAATTGGTTTGCTGCGCGTCGTACAAAAGGGTGGTGAAGAGGAACGATGAAACTATTTAAAATCATGGTAATTTCATTCAGCAGCCTTTTAGTACTTGGAGTGATCGCCTTTGTTCTGGTGCTTAATATGGGTGATACAAAGAAAGCCAGTGGAGAACGCTCCATTGATGACATCGTAGATTCTTCCTATACAACAGAAGAGATCACTACAGACTTGGAGAGCGGAGACTATGTCCGCATCAGTTTTCGTATTGTCGCCGACAGCAAAGATACGGTGAAAGAGTTGGAGAAACGGGACTTTCAAGTACAGAATATTCTTTTGAAAGAGCTTGCTGTAATGGATGCGGAGTCCTTCCAGTCCGGTCTTTCGGATCTTGAAGCCACGCTTAAACTTAAGCTGAATGAATTTATGGATGAAGGCTCTGTCACAGATGTTTATACAGTCACCAAAGTGCTGCAGTAAATGCAATAGGAAAGGGGGGTGAGGTATTGGCTGAAGAAGTTCTTTCGCAGAACGAGATCGATTCCTTACTTTCTGCCCTCTCTACAGGAGAAATGGATGCAGAGAAATTAAAACAGGAAGAACAGGAGAAGAAGGTAAGAGTCTATGATTTTAAGCGGGCTCTCCGTTTTTCGAAGGATCAGATCAGAAGTTTATCGAGGATCCATGAAAACTTTTCCAGACTATTAACGACGTACTTCTCCGCGCAGCTGCGTACGTATGTCGATATTGAGGTCGCATCCGTAGATCAGCTTCCCTATGAGGAGTTTATCCGCTCGATTCCGACGATGACGATTTTGAACGTTTTCCATGTTCCTCCTTTAGAAGGAAGGATACTTATGGAGGCAAATCCGAACGTCGCTTATGCCATGATGGACAGAGTGCTCGGTGGAAAGGGAAGCAGCGTGAACAAAGTGGACAATTTGACGGAAATTGAGACGACGATCATGTCCCACCTCTTTGAACATGCGCTGGAAAATTATCAGGAGGCATGGGGATCCATTGTTGATATGGAACCGGAACTGGAGGA
This sequence is a window from Bacillus sp. SB49. Protein-coding genes within it:
- the fliM gene encoding flagellar motor switch protein FliM produces the protein MAEEVLSQNEIDSLLSALSTGEMDAEKLKQEEQEKKVRVYDFKRALRFSKDQIRSLSRIHENFSRLLTTYFSAQLRTYVDIEVASVDQLPYEEFIRSIPTMTILNVFHVPPLEGRILMEANPNVAYAMMDRVLGGKGSSVNKVDNLTEIETTIMSHLFEHALENYQEAWGSIVDMEPELEDFEVNPQFLQLVSPNETVVVVSLETTVGSTSGMINICIPHVVLEPIIPKLSVHYWMQKEQPKERDPVEQEALTQTIRGTELDIRAVLGEASMSIEQFLDLKAEDVIRLDQPIGKPLMLRVDEEDKFYIQPGKLNNKLAVQILEECQGGAGHYDG
- the fliL gene encoding flagellar basal body-associated protein FliL: MKLFKIMVISFSSLLVLGVIAFVLVLNMGDTKKASGERSIDDIVDSSYTTEEITTDLESGDYVRISFRIVADSKDTVKELEKRDFQVQNILLKELAVMDAESFQSGLSDLEATLKLKLNEFMDEGSVTDVYTVTKVLQ
- the fliI gene encoding flagellar protein export ATPase FliI, which produces MNESIYQQAIRQADTYKRFGRIKRVVGLMVESKGPDASVGDLCYIHSPSGKVAPVAAEVVGFHNENILLMPFQEVREVSPGSLVEATKQPLNVKAGIGLIGNILDAMGNPLDGSALPKGLRPYPTDQAPPNPLERPPIKEPIQVGVRAIDSLLSVGKGQRIGIFAGSGVGKSTLMGMIARNSSADLNVIALIGERGREVREFIENDLGEEGRKRSILVVATSDQPALMRVKGAYTATAISEYFRDLGYDVNLMMDSVTRFAMAQREIGLATGEPPTTKGYTPSVFAKLPKLLERTGSSDKGTITAFYTVLVDGDDLNEPISDTVRGILDGHFILDRKIAEQGQYPALHILKSISRVMKQIVSESHIERAQQLRSLLSTYEENRELIQIGAYKKGSSKEIDQAIHYHPSIMEFLRQGIHEPSTFEHSVEDLNRLFS
- a CDS encoding MotE family protein produces the protein MAKKLPKQQTGGSRFLKIFSAVVFPLLFLVVLTVIVMTLMGYNVFEQVEKYGANIPGIADTTSTDSASSEETDKLQAMLANKEAEIEQLKEQASAGDAEKKDMENQIVQLEKELEGTTEERGEEDVEEDSAKDIAASFQKMDPEEAAPIISTMNQDLAVQVLRLIAVEERGDILGQMDPEIAASYASALIDS
- a CDS encoding flagellar FlbD family protein, encoding MIPLTKLNGDPFTINALYIEQIQSHPDTTITTVSGRTILVRESEEQVARLVKKYYQGIGLLRVVQKGGEEER
- the flgG gene encoding flagellar basal body rod protein FlgG, with product MLRSLYAGVSGMKGFQTKLDTIGNNIANVNTTGFKKGRVSFQDMMSQSVKPAEGPNPDTGRGGLNPSQVGLGSKIGSIDTIHTQGNNQTTNRALDVALEGDGMFVLAEGGVTYDANDNPTNFTFGNSSLSFTRAGNFYLDNSGAIVNNSGKYVVGEGGIITIPENAQSFSILSDGTVSYVDENQEVQEAGRIALASFSNPGGLEKIGGNEYRMTDNAGFISSNNNDFVLNDLNDLSVAGQNGTGQMVSGSLEMSNVDLADEFTEMITAQRGFQANTKIITTSDEILQELVNLKR
- a CDS encoding flagellar hook-length control protein FliK, which gives rise to MDWNVLFSGQANPQPLQGQAVQTTSTPDFAPQFKERLEGMIEEAAASTLTAGAAKSDGLDELGEELRSIFQTLYDKVPRSEEEEERLDVIGLRLEQWHALRYRTAAPGQQDVHNQPLDSEGIEQISNNVKRLNVFREVTTAYEKRDADAFLHRMVEELPYLAKDISVEAMNTSIGKNQPEVTPAANGTYKKRNVDISIDSLKEELSFLPERIWNDSASLREEQKGSIPFAPSINEGQVSINDGAELIKLEGHLKKEWNALLHTLMEKGVEADSKSPLLSTILHRMEQWDSLHNRELPVQHEIHRELSPDGQASAVQTAIIPENLSRAIDRAFDAGDILQFIHLTTSELPYLADAVKLDGRFSGLNHYGRINQSNSNRGLVPPINAEASSQSVRTDGPKASSGHITIDVETEETIKSSVVEVLRNFLQQMRTHPSKSISKTFSMNPEQLGKMTVQYTAESGEPVLDIKVENKAAFTLLKPLQADIRTQLPLNQLSLTLAEGNRAAASDVRKEGEHKPAAMTVSQDLSKRVVKVLERVTDGRQALPPQSTTLAVRNAVVAQQQLGLYETGNRSGEQKALGMAIRSKEALDPWTAPSASIPLLQKEAAARIDGNADKAAFQVLRMSEQPAFPLAETKTSGQEMKQWVKDLEQFVQKSRMLTDLHGNKELRIQMKPGNLGDLTVKVAQINGEMVVKLMVGSQSAKEVIEGNLHHLRHVFSPHQVVVERTDTPAGGLAYQESKEQEESGSKRNGQGSSPDRERDDTEEDGPTFEELLRMNEKV
- the fliJ gene encoding flagellar export protein FliJ — translated: MTTIHTFEKIRDLQDRDKKEKQRTHEKAVDQFEEHAYRLYEALKKKEDAIQAFNSTMEKRAIQAHAFLQHQQYIARLEEIIHSLQPLVQQARRKMDRTQTKLTEAYREVKKYERLIENKEEKQKQYAKQEENKNMDEVSMVQYLNRRNR
- the flgD gene encoding flagellar hook assembly protein FlgD gives rise to the protein MTAIDPSIYLKNQQKQTSGSNILGKDDFLKILMTQIQNQNPLDPMEDKEFIAQMTQFSSLEQMTNMSQSLQSFLDGQQSPPLIQYSHLIGKEVSYTVTNPETGSEEVKAGQVISVKQKDGDILLEIEDGAAVPVGSLTQIKDVKVEE
- a CDS encoding TIGR02530 family flagellar biosynthesis protein → MDPRIQALHRPLTIPKNAPVKNDFPSFRDVLEEAKEVKVSKHAKRRLEERNIDISENMWGEIAGKMSEAKRKGITDSLIVTDDATLIVSTKNNTVVTALDREESASQIFTNINGTIFISK